The following coding sequences lie in one Cannabis sativa cultivar Pink pepper isolate KNU-18-1 chromosome 5, ASM2916894v1, whole genome shotgun sequence genomic window:
- the LOC115716894 gene encoding DNA repair endonuclease UVH1 isoform X2 has translation MVQFHEQIIAELIEEPPNGSGLVILSSGLSLPKLISSLLLLHSPSQGTLLLLSPFSPALKSQILHHHNPHNRISEISSELPAHQRLSLYSSGSLFFITPRILIVDLLNSKIPTSAIAGLVILTAHSLSETSTEAFIVRIFRSLNRDAYVRAFSDKPHSMVSGFSKAERIMKCLCIRKLHLWPRFHVYVSQELEKEAPEVVDIRVPMAKHMVAIQKAILEVMDGCLKEMRKTNKVDVEDLTVENGLFKSFDEIVRRQLDPIWHTLGKKTKQLVFDLKTLRKLLDYLVRYDAVTYLKYLDTLRVSESYRSVWMFAESSYKIFELAKKRVYRFVASDGSKLISPSKSSTSKKRKLKGTADDNENKIGGSSSANPNVSIVLDEVLEEAPKWKVLREVLEEIEEERQKQALSSEELVRDKDDDSGIVLVACKDERSCIQLEQCITNGPRKVMQQEWENYLLNKVQLRDLQTRFKKKPKEPKGFGILDGVVPVSPAKNVEPSSINKQEHDALVAAASEIKKRLKNENVGVDPQPEASGQGGGRGKQKVKNKKETPNNCKRSGNNDNKSSMKATLDGSSSENNDNEVDPAAAGGFSEATCHVASTDKVVLRRHVQVPEATASGSANKPIPPAYFYALESGQPILDILKPSVIIVYHPDMTFVREIEVHKAENPSKKLKVYFLFYEDSTEVQKFEASIRRENGAFESLIRQKSLMMIPVDQEANYLGLNSSVEAQGTSSQNSITRKAGGRKEVEKEMQVIVDMREFMSSLPNVLHQKGMRIIPVTLEVGDYILSPSICVERKSIQDLFMSFTSGRLYHQVEMMVRYYKIPVLLIEFSQDKSFSFQSATDIGDDVTPTNVISKLSLLVLHFPRLRIIWSRSLHATAEIFAALKANQDEPDEAKAMRVGVPSEEGIIDDDVRAENFNTSAVEFLRRLPGVNDSNYRAIMDGCKSLSELALLPVERLAELMGGQKAARTLREFLDAKYPTLL, from the exons ATGGTACAATTCCATGAACAAATAATTGCAGAGCTTATCGAAGAACCTCCCAATGGCAGCGGCCTCGTTATCCTCTCTTCCGGCCTTTCTCTACCCAAACTCATCTCCTCTCTCCTCCTCCTCCACTCCCCATCTCAGGGTACCCTCCTCCTCCTCTCTCCCTTCTCCCCCGCCCTCAAATCCCAAATCCTCCACCACCACAACCCCCATAACCGAATCTCCGAAATCTCCTCCGAACTCCCCGCTCACCAACGCCTCTCTCTCTACTCTTCCGGTTCCCTCTTCTTCATCACTCCTCGAATTCTCATTGTCGACCTCCTCAACTCCAAAATCCCCACCTCTGCCATCGCCGGGCTGGTTATCCTCACCGCTCATTCTCTCTCCGAGACCTCCACCGAGGCTTTCATCGTCAGAATCTTCCGCTCCCTGAACCGAGATGCCTACGTCAGGGCTTTTTCTGATAAGCCTCACTCGATGGTTTCAGGGTTTTCTAAAGCTGAGAGGATCATGAAGTGTTTGTGTATTAGGAAGTTGCACCTTTGGCCTCGGTTCCATGTTTATGTGTCTCAGGAGTTGGAGAAGGAGGCTCCTGAAGTGGTGGATATTAGGGTTCCGATGGCTAAACACATGGTGGCGATTCAGAAGGCGATTTTGGAGGTCATGGATGGGTGTTTGAAGGAGATGAGGAAGACGAATAAGGTTGATGTTGAGGATCTGACGGTTGAGAATGGATTGTTTAAGTCTTTTGATGAGATTGTGAGGAGGCAACTCGATCCCATTTGGCATACTTTGGGGAAGAAGACCAAGCAGCTCGTTTTTGACTTGAAGACACTCAGAAAACTCTTGGACTATCTTGTtag GTATGATGCAGTGACTTATTTGAAGTATTTGGATACACTTCGAGTTTCAGAGAGTTATAGGTCGGTTTGGATGTTTGCAGAGTCAAGCTACAAGATATTTGAGTTGGCAAAGAAAAGAGTATATCGTTTTGTGGCATCGGATGGTTCAAAATTAATCAGTCCCAGTAAGAGTTCAACCAGTAAAAAGAGAAAACTAAAGGGGACTGCTGATgataatgaaaataaaa TTGGTGGCTCTTCATCAGCGAACCCAAATGTTTCGATTGTTTTAGATGAAGTTTTGGAGGAAGCACCGAAGTGGAAGGTGTTACGT GAGGTCCTTGAAGAGATAGAAGAAGAAAGACAAAAGCAAGCTTTATCAAGTGAAGAACTTGTTAGAGACAAAGACGATGATAGTGGTATTgttcttgtggcatgcaaagATGAGCGCTCATGCATTCAGCTTGAACAATGCATCACAAATGGTCCAAGAAAG GTCATGCAACAAGAATGGGAGAACTACTTGCTGAACAAAGTACAGCTGCGTGACTTGCAAACACGCTTTAAAAAGAAACCAAAGGAGCCCAAAGGTTTTGGGATTCTTGATGGAGTTGTACCTGTATCACCTGCAAAAAATGTAGAACCTAGCAGCATAAACAAGCAGGAACATGATGCACTAGTAGCAGCAGCATCAGAAATTAAAAAACGACTTAAAAATGAAAATGTTGGAGTTGATCCTCAGCCTGAAGCTAGTGGCCAAGGAGGTGGAAGAGGAAAGCAAAAAGTGAAGAACAAAAAAGAAACCCCAAACAATTGTAAGAGAAGTggtaataatgataataagagTAGTATGAAGGCAACCTTAGATGGATCTAGCTCAGAAAATAATGATAATGAAGTTGATCCAGCAGCTGCAGGTGGTTTTTCAGAAGCCACTTGTCATGTTGCATCCACAGACAAAGTGGTTCTGCGCAGACATGTTCAAGTGCCTGAAGCTACAGCTTCTGGAAGTGCTAATAAACCAATACCTCCAGCATACTTTTATGCCCTAGAAAGTGGTCAACCTATACTTGACATTTTGAAGCCTTCTGTTATCATTGTTTATCATCCAGATATGACCTTTGTTAGGGAAATTGAAGTCCACAAGGCTGAAAATCCCTCTAAGAAGTTGAAAGTTTATTTTCTATTCTATGAAGATTCTACAGAGGTGCAAAAATTCGAGGCTAGCATACGTAGGGAGAATGGAGCGTTTGAATCATTGATTAGACAGAAATCATTGATGATGATCCCAGTCGATCAG GAAGCAAATTACCTGGGATTGAATTCTTCTGTAGAGGCACAAGGTACATCTTCCCAAAATTCCATAACAAGAAAAGCAGGGGGAAGAAAGGAAGTCGAGAAAGAAATGCAG GTCATAGTTGACATGAGGGAATTCATGAGCAGCCTTCCGAATGTTCTTCATCAGAAAGGCATGCGAATAATTCCAGTGACATTGGAAGTTGGGGATTATATTCTTTCACCATCTATATGTGTGGAGAGAAAGAGTATCCAGGATCTTTTCATGAGCTTCACATCAGGCCGCCTGTACCACCAGGTTGAAATGATGGTTCGGTATTATAAGATTCCCGTCCTCCTTATTGAGTTTTCACAGGATAAAAGCTTTTCATTTCAG TCTGCAACTGATATTGGAGATGATGTCACACCAACCAACGTTATATCTAAGCTGTCATTGCTAGTTCTACACTTCCCTCGCCTGCGCATAATCTGGTCACGCAGTCTACATGCTACTGCGGAGATATTTGCTGCACTCAAGGCAAATCAGGACGAACCTGATGAGGCGAAAGCAATGAGAGTTGGGGTACCCTCAGAAGAGGGCATTATCGATGATGACGTGAG AGCTGAAAATTTCAACACATCGGCGGTGGAGTTTTTGAGACGGCTACCAGGTGTGAATGATTCAAACTACAGGGCCATTATGGATGGTTGCAAGAGCTTGTCGGAACTTGCACTCCTTCCGGTAGAGAGATTAGCTGAACTAATGGGTGGTCAAAAAGCTGCTCGGACGCTTAGAGAATTCCTTGACGCCAAATATCCAACCTTGTTATGA
- the LOC115716894 gene encoding DNA repair endonuclease UVH1 isoform X1 → MVQFHEQIIAELIEEPPNGSGLVILSSGLSLPKLISSLLLLHSPSQGTLLLLSPFSPALKSQILHHHNPHNRISEISSELPAHQRLSLYSSGSLFFITPRILIVDLLNSKIPTSAIAGLVILTAHSLSETSTEAFIVRIFRSLNRDAYVRAFSDKPHSMVSGFSKAERIMKCLCIRKLHLWPRFHVYVSQELEKEAPEVVDIRVPMAKHMVAIQKAILEVMDGCLKEMRKTNKVDVEDLTVENGLFKSFDEIVRRQLDPIWHTLGKKTKQLVFDLKTLRKLLDYLVRYDAVTYLKYLDTLRVSESYRSVWMFAESSYKIFELAKKRVYRFVASDGSKLISPSKSSTSKKRKLKGTADDNENKKVGGSSSANPNVSIVLDEVLEEAPKWKVLREVLEEIEEERQKQALSSEELVRDKDDDSGIVLVACKDERSCIQLEQCITNGPRKVMQQEWENYLLNKVQLRDLQTRFKKKPKEPKGFGILDGVVPVSPAKNVEPSSINKQEHDALVAAASEIKKRLKNENVGVDPQPEASGQGGGRGKQKVKNKKETPNNCKRSGNNDNKSSMKATLDGSSSENNDNEVDPAAAGGFSEATCHVASTDKVVLRRHVQVPEATASGSANKPIPPAYFYALESGQPILDILKPSVIIVYHPDMTFVREIEVHKAENPSKKLKVYFLFYEDSTEVQKFEASIRRENGAFESLIRQKSLMMIPVDQEANYLGLNSSVEAQGTSSQNSITRKAGGRKEVEKEMQVIVDMREFMSSLPNVLHQKGMRIIPVTLEVGDYILSPSICVERKSIQDLFMSFTSGRLYHQVEMMVRYYKIPVLLIEFSQDKSFSFQSATDIGDDVTPTNVISKLSLLVLHFPRLRIIWSRSLHATAEIFAALKANQDEPDEAKAMRVGVPSEEGIIDDDVRAENFNTSAVEFLRRLPGVNDSNYRAIMDGCKSLSELALLPVERLAELMGGQKAARTLREFLDAKYPTLL, encoded by the exons ATGGTACAATTCCATGAACAAATAATTGCAGAGCTTATCGAAGAACCTCCCAATGGCAGCGGCCTCGTTATCCTCTCTTCCGGCCTTTCTCTACCCAAACTCATCTCCTCTCTCCTCCTCCTCCACTCCCCATCTCAGGGTACCCTCCTCCTCCTCTCTCCCTTCTCCCCCGCCCTCAAATCCCAAATCCTCCACCACCACAACCCCCATAACCGAATCTCCGAAATCTCCTCCGAACTCCCCGCTCACCAACGCCTCTCTCTCTACTCTTCCGGTTCCCTCTTCTTCATCACTCCTCGAATTCTCATTGTCGACCTCCTCAACTCCAAAATCCCCACCTCTGCCATCGCCGGGCTGGTTATCCTCACCGCTCATTCTCTCTCCGAGACCTCCACCGAGGCTTTCATCGTCAGAATCTTCCGCTCCCTGAACCGAGATGCCTACGTCAGGGCTTTTTCTGATAAGCCTCACTCGATGGTTTCAGGGTTTTCTAAAGCTGAGAGGATCATGAAGTGTTTGTGTATTAGGAAGTTGCACCTTTGGCCTCGGTTCCATGTTTATGTGTCTCAGGAGTTGGAGAAGGAGGCTCCTGAAGTGGTGGATATTAGGGTTCCGATGGCTAAACACATGGTGGCGATTCAGAAGGCGATTTTGGAGGTCATGGATGGGTGTTTGAAGGAGATGAGGAAGACGAATAAGGTTGATGTTGAGGATCTGACGGTTGAGAATGGATTGTTTAAGTCTTTTGATGAGATTGTGAGGAGGCAACTCGATCCCATTTGGCATACTTTGGGGAAGAAGACCAAGCAGCTCGTTTTTGACTTGAAGACACTCAGAAAACTCTTGGACTATCTTGTtag GTATGATGCAGTGACTTATTTGAAGTATTTGGATACACTTCGAGTTTCAGAGAGTTATAGGTCGGTTTGGATGTTTGCAGAGTCAAGCTACAAGATATTTGAGTTGGCAAAGAAAAGAGTATATCGTTTTGTGGCATCGGATGGTTCAAAATTAATCAGTCCCAGTAAGAGTTCAACCAGTAAAAAGAGAAAACTAAAGGGGACTGCTGATgataatgaaaataaaa AAGTTGGTGGCTCTTCATCAGCGAACCCAAATGTTTCGATTGTTTTAGATGAAGTTTTGGAGGAAGCACCGAAGTGGAAGGTGTTACGT GAGGTCCTTGAAGAGATAGAAGAAGAAAGACAAAAGCAAGCTTTATCAAGTGAAGAACTTGTTAGAGACAAAGACGATGATAGTGGTATTgttcttgtggcatgcaaagATGAGCGCTCATGCATTCAGCTTGAACAATGCATCACAAATGGTCCAAGAAAG GTCATGCAACAAGAATGGGAGAACTACTTGCTGAACAAAGTACAGCTGCGTGACTTGCAAACACGCTTTAAAAAGAAACCAAAGGAGCCCAAAGGTTTTGGGATTCTTGATGGAGTTGTACCTGTATCACCTGCAAAAAATGTAGAACCTAGCAGCATAAACAAGCAGGAACATGATGCACTAGTAGCAGCAGCATCAGAAATTAAAAAACGACTTAAAAATGAAAATGTTGGAGTTGATCCTCAGCCTGAAGCTAGTGGCCAAGGAGGTGGAAGAGGAAAGCAAAAAGTGAAGAACAAAAAAGAAACCCCAAACAATTGTAAGAGAAGTggtaataatgataataagagTAGTATGAAGGCAACCTTAGATGGATCTAGCTCAGAAAATAATGATAATGAAGTTGATCCAGCAGCTGCAGGTGGTTTTTCAGAAGCCACTTGTCATGTTGCATCCACAGACAAAGTGGTTCTGCGCAGACATGTTCAAGTGCCTGAAGCTACAGCTTCTGGAAGTGCTAATAAACCAATACCTCCAGCATACTTTTATGCCCTAGAAAGTGGTCAACCTATACTTGACATTTTGAAGCCTTCTGTTATCATTGTTTATCATCCAGATATGACCTTTGTTAGGGAAATTGAAGTCCACAAGGCTGAAAATCCCTCTAAGAAGTTGAAAGTTTATTTTCTATTCTATGAAGATTCTACAGAGGTGCAAAAATTCGAGGCTAGCATACGTAGGGAGAATGGAGCGTTTGAATCATTGATTAGACAGAAATCATTGATGATGATCCCAGTCGATCAG GAAGCAAATTACCTGGGATTGAATTCTTCTGTAGAGGCACAAGGTACATCTTCCCAAAATTCCATAACAAGAAAAGCAGGGGGAAGAAAGGAAGTCGAGAAAGAAATGCAG GTCATAGTTGACATGAGGGAATTCATGAGCAGCCTTCCGAATGTTCTTCATCAGAAAGGCATGCGAATAATTCCAGTGACATTGGAAGTTGGGGATTATATTCTTTCACCATCTATATGTGTGGAGAGAAAGAGTATCCAGGATCTTTTCATGAGCTTCACATCAGGCCGCCTGTACCACCAGGTTGAAATGATGGTTCGGTATTATAAGATTCCCGTCCTCCTTATTGAGTTTTCACAGGATAAAAGCTTTTCATTTCAG TCTGCAACTGATATTGGAGATGATGTCACACCAACCAACGTTATATCTAAGCTGTCATTGCTAGTTCTACACTTCCCTCGCCTGCGCATAATCTGGTCACGCAGTCTACATGCTACTGCGGAGATATTTGCTGCACTCAAGGCAAATCAGGACGAACCTGATGAGGCGAAAGCAATGAGAGTTGGGGTACCCTCAGAAGAGGGCATTATCGATGATGACGTGAG AGCTGAAAATTTCAACACATCGGCGGTGGAGTTTTTGAGACGGCTACCAGGTGTGAATGATTCAAACTACAGGGCCATTATGGATGGTTGCAAGAGCTTGTCGGAACTTGCACTCCTTCCGGTAGAGAGATTAGCTGAACTAATGGGTGGTCAAAAAGCTGCTCGGACGCTTAGAGAATTCCTTGACGCCAAATATCCAACCTTGTTATGA
- the LOC115717158 gene encoding uncharacterized protein LOC115717158, with the protein MPRRNNDPEATTTGSTFVLLCSALISCLLVYGVLSVVLRPNDLYTSSTLELAQGDGGNRDSRGENGECCKGVENLELWGAAVKWGSEFKFNTSDECCKACKAMCTGNDGPCLCDTWVFCGNQETCGSKFGECWLKKQKDTYAPDRQESDHAVSWTSGIIFGKGEGIIGMKTKYGTLHIKLFPDCAPHSVAYILELLKLRHCAGCEFYRAESRGESWDLEGNHIDKAPYGPPFALIQGTLEAVGTTFNKIPTEVCPTIKRGSVAWIGSGPEFFISLANHQEWRKAYTVFGSVLPEDMKIAEKIALLPTVPDVWKNINVSILEQPVPLSLQRFERSHGALGTSVKSD; encoded by the exons ATGCCTCGAAGAAACAACGACCCAGAAGCCACAACAACCGGGTCCACCTTCGTCCTCTTATGTTCGGCTCTGATCTCCTGTCTTCTGGTCTACGGTGTCTTATCCGTGGTCCTCAGACCCAACGACTTATACACCTCGTCAACACTTGAATTGGCTCAAGGGGATGGTGGGAATAGAGATTCGAGGGGTGAGAATGGAGAGTGTTGTAAGGGAGTCGAGAATCTGGAGCTGTGGGGAGCTGCGGTTAAGTGGGGATCCGAGTTTAAGTTCAACACTTCTGATGAGTGTTGTAAGGCTTGTAAAGCTATGTGTACTGGCAATGATGGCCCTTGTTTATGTGACACTTGGGTCTTTTGCGGGAATCAGGAGACTTGTGGCTCCAAATTTGGTGAG TGCTGGTTGAAGAAACAGAAGGACACCTATGCTCCAGATCGGCAAGAATCAGATCATGCAGTTAGTTGGACGTCTGGGATCATATTTGGGAAAGGAGAG GGAATTATTGGGATGAAAACAAAATATGGAACTCTCCACATAAAG CTTTTCCCAGATTGTGCTCCTCATTCTGTAGCATACATTCTGGAGCTCTTGAAATTGCGGCATTGTGCAGGTTGTGAATTCTATCGCGCAGAGAGCCGAGGCGAATCCTGGGATTTAGAAGGAAACCACATAGACAAG GCTCCATATGGCCCTCCATTTGCACTGATCCAAGGAACATTAGAAGCCGTGGGAACTACATTCAATAAGATCCCAACTGAGGTTTGTCCAACAATTAAAAGGGGTTCGGTAGCCTGGATCGGTTCTGGCCCTGAATTCTTTATAAGCCTTGCAAACCACCAAGAATGGAGGAAGGCATACACTGTTTTTGGTTCTGTTCTTCCCGAGGACATGAAAATTGCCGAGAAAATTGCTCTCCTCCCCACTGTACCGGATGTTTGGAAAAATATCAACGTCTCCATCTTGGAACAACCTGTACCGTTGTCGTTGCAAAGGTTCGAGAGGAGCCATGGAGCTCTTGGCACAAGTGTAAAATCAGATTGA